The following coding sequences lie in one Aquabacterium olei genomic window:
- a CDS encoding ABC transporter permease, producing MRGIGFEWQVAVRFLREGRFQSVLIIAGVAAGVAVVAYISALVTGLQANTLNRTLGAQAHVVLSPPDEVVTPAWPRPGDTMVLSETQARAQRLRTVANWPALQQALARRAGVDAVSPMATGAALARRGEATRAVAITGVELALYDRIVNLRDKLVDGALRMGPGEAIIGQTLARDLGLRVGDRLTVSTGDRTDTLRISGLVDLGVKDLNRRVVIMPLRAAQSLLDVAGGVTQLDLRLADVWAARTLAAELGRELPYKVESWQESNAQLVTALNAQTISTTLIRGVVMVVVVMGIASVLVVSVVQKQREIGILRAMGATRAQILRVFLLQGALVGALGSIAGVVLAMAMIKAFTTFVRGADGLPLFAITLPPEMALQAVGVTLVAGVLAAMAPARRAARMDPAQAIRL from the coding sequence ATGCGGGGCATCGGATTCGAATGGCAGGTGGCGGTGCGCTTCCTGCGCGAAGGGCGCTTTCAGAGCGTGCTCATCATCGCGGGCGTGGCCGCCGGCGTGGCGGTGGTGGCCTACATCTCGGCCCTGGTCACCGGCCTGCAGGCCAACACCTTGAACCGCACGCTGGGGGCCCAGGCCCATGTGGTGCTGTCGCCGCCCGACGAGGTCGTGACGCCTGCGTGGCCCCGGCCCGGCGACACGATGGTGTTGAGCGAAACCCAGGCCCGTGCGCAGCGGCTGCGCACCGTGGCCAACTGGCCGGCGCTGCAGCAGGCGCTGGCACGTCGGGCGGGCGTCGACGCGGTTTCCCCGATGGCGACCGGGGCCGCACTGGCCCGGCGGGGCGAGGCCACGCGCGCGGTCGCGATCACCGGGGTGGAACTGGCACTGTACGACCGCATCGTCAACCTGCGCGACAAGCTGGTGGATGGCGCGCTGCGCATGGGCCCGGGTGAGGCCATCATCGGCCAGACGCTGGCACGGGACCTGGGCCTGCGCGTGGGCGACCGGCTCACGGTCTCCACCGGCGATCGCACCGACACGCTGCGCATCAGCGGGCTGGTCGACCTGGGCGTGAAGGACCTCAACCGCCGCGTGGTCATCATGCCGCTGCGGGCGGCGCAAAGCCTGCTCGATGTGGCGGGCGGCGTCACCCAGCTCGATCTGCGGCTGGCCGACGTGTGGGCTGCGCGCACGCTGGCCGCCGAACTGGGGCGTGAGCTGCCCTACAAGGTCGAAAGCTGGCAGGAAAGCAACGCGCAGCTTGTCACGGCCTTGAATGCCCAGACCATCAGCACGACGCTCATCCGTGGCGTGGTCATGGTGGTGGTCGTCATGGGCATCGCCAGCGTGCTGGTGGTGTCGGTGGTGCAGAAGCAGCGCGAGATCGGCATCCTGCGCGCCATGGGGGCCACGCGGGCGCAGATCCTGCGCGTGTTCCTGCTGCAGGGTGCGCTGGTGGGCGCCCTGGGGTCAATCGCGGGCGTCGTGCTCGCCATGGCCATGATCAAGGCCTTCACCACCTTTGTGCGCGGGGCCGATGGCCTGCCGCTGTTCGCGATCACGCTGCCGCCTGAAATGGCGCTGCAGGCGGTCGGTGTCACGCTGGTGGCCGGGGTGCTGGCCGCCATGGCGCCGGCCCGTCGCGCCGCCCGCATGGATCCGGCCCAGGCCATTCGACTATGA
- a CDS encoding efflux RND transporter periplasmic adaptor subunit, with protein sequence MSVASRPVWRRRVLWVALACLAVGVLAWMRLRPPVVDAVPAEARALVRTLQFTGRVKTPARVEVGVTVTGRVARVAVDEGDAVEAGQPLIELETDEARAAAEQARASLAQAEARRESQATLALSSAEAALGQAEATLRAAERELTRTQELVAQQFYSQSRLDEARRAADVARAQRDAARAQVQANQRSGAERGAAVAQVATARAALAAAEARLAQLVVRAPAAGRVLLRNVEPGQIVQAGKGLLTLSVQGPTELVAPVDERFLGQLRDGQVARVRADAYPEAPFDARLVRLAPSVDAQSGAVEVTFAVQGALPAFLREDMTLSIEVRTGAREAARAVPLKALREPAAGSSGERATVLVAEDGRAVAREVVLGLRTLDAVEVRSGLKDGDLVLLDAAIVPGQRVRARPVPLTTRAGAGQAMSSSFSR encoded by the coding sequence ATGTCTGTTGCCTCGCGCCCGGTGTGGCGCCGTCGTGTCCTGTGGGTCGCTCTGGCGTGCCTGGCGGTCGGCGTGCTGGCCTGGATGCGGCTCAGGCCGCCGGTGGTGGATGCGGTGCCGGCCGAGGCCCGTGCGCTGGTGCGCACGCTGCAGTTCACCGGCCGCGTGAAGACACCGGCCCGCGTGGAGGTGGGCGTGACCGTGACGGGCCGCGTGGCCAGGGTGGCCGTGGACGAGGGCGATGCCGTGGAGGCCGGCCAGCCACTGATCGAGCTGGAGACCGATGAGGCGCGTGCGGCCGCCGAGCAGGCCCGCGCCAGCCTGGCCCAGGCCGAGGCCCGGCGCGAAAGCCAGGCCACGCTGGCGCTGAGCAGCGCCGAGGCGGCCCTCGGGCAGGCTGAAGCCACGCTGCGGGCCGCCGAGCGCGAGCTGACCCGCACGCAGGAGCTCGTGGCCCAGCAGTTCTACAGCCAGTCCCGGCTGGACGAGGCCCGGCGGGCGGCCGATGTGGCCCGGGCTCAGCGTGATGCGGCCCGCGCCCAGGTGCAGGCCAACCAGCGCAGCGGGGCCGAGCGCGGCGCGGCGGTGGCCCAGGTCGCCACGGCCCGGGCGGCGCTCGCTGCGGCCGAGGCCCGTCTGGCGCAGCTGGTGGTGCGTGCGCCGGCGGCCGGGCGCGTGCTGCTGCGCAACGTCGAGCCCGGCCAGATCGTGCAGGCCGGCAAGGGGCTGCTGACGCTGTCCGTGCAGGGCCCGACCGAGCTGGTGGCGCCCGTCGATGAACGCTTTCTGGGCCAGTTGCGGGACGGACAGGTCGCGCGCGTGCGCGCCGATGCCTACCCCGAGGCACCGTTCGACGCCCGGCTGGTGCGCCTGGCCCCGTCGGTGGACGCCCAGAGCGGGGCGGTGGAGGTGACCTTCGCGGTGCAAGGCGCCTTGCCTGCTTTCCTGCGCGAAGACATGACGCTGTCGATCGAGGTGCGCACCGGCGCCCGTGAGGCAGCCCGGGCGGTGCCGCTCAAGGCCCTGCGCGAACCGGCGGCAGGCTCATCGGGTGAGCGAGCCACGGTGCTGGTGGCCGAAGACGGCAGGGCAGTCGCGCGCGAGGTCGTCCTCGGGCTGCGCACCCTTGATGCCGTCGAGGTGCGCAGTGGGCTGAAGGACGGCGATCTGGTGCTGCTCGACGCGGCCATCGTGCCCGGTCAGCGCGTGCGTGCGCGCCCCGTTCCGCTGACCACGCGGGCTGGGGCGGGGCAGGCCATGTCCTCGTCCTTCTCGCGCTGA
- a CDS encoding flavin-containing monooxygenase, which translates to MHPTHLDVLIVGAGLSGIGAAALLQRELPGLRLAVLEARDAPGGTWDLFRYPGMRSDSDMHTLGHRFRPWQGAHRTASGEAIRRYLDDTIAEHDLGRLIRLQHRVVGARWDDATALWHVDVEIGPERTRCTLQARFLYACSGYYRMDQGHTPTWPGQADYTGRIVHPQHWPQDLAVAGQRVVVIGSGATAVTLVPALAARGAQVTMLQRSPTYVEVRAGESALARHLTRWLPAPLAGRLIRQARAARQVLVHRLSRRWPEAVRRHLLRGVAQALGPRQDLLVHFTPHYRPWDQRVCLAPNGDLFTALREGHAEVVTDTVDHFTPDGVALASGRHLPADIVVTATGLDLLALGGMTLTVNDAPVVLRRTFSHRGMMLAGVPNFAYAFGYTHASWTLRAELATEQVVRVLRHLRGTGLRRCMPRAPADLRTDRRLDFQPGYVLRNLHCFPKAGTQGPWRTPDNALLDRWRLRLAGLDDGALVFDNPAPRPAA; encoded by the coding sequence ATGCATCCCACGCACCTTGATGTGCTGATTGTTGGCGCCGGCCTCTCCGGCATCGGCGCCGCCGCCCTCCTCCAGCGTGAACTGCCCGGCCTGCGGCTGGCCGTGCTCGAAGCACGCGATGCGCCGGGCGGCACCTGGGACCTCTTTCGCTATCCCGGCATGCGTTCGGATTCGGACATGCACACCCTGGGCCACCGCTTCCGCCCCTGGCAGGGTGCGCACCGCACGGCCTCCGGCGAGGCGATCCGGCGCTACCTGGACGACACGATTGCCGAACACGACCTCGGCCGCCTCATCCGGCTGCAGCACCGCGTGGTGGGCGCGCGCTGGGACGACGCCACCGCGTTGTGGCACGTGGATGTGGAGATTGGCCCCGAGCGCACGCGCTGCACGCTGCAGGCCCGCTTTCTGTACGCCTGCAGCGGCTACTACCGGATGGACCAGGGCCACACACCGACCTGGCCCGGGCAGGCCGATTACACCGGCCGCATCGTCCACCCGCAGCATTGGCCGCAGGACCTGGCGGTGGCCGGGCAACGGGTGGTGGTGATCGGCTCGGGGGCCACCGCCGTGACGCTGGTGCCCGCCCTGGCCGCCCGAGGGGCACAGGTGACGATGCTGCAGCGCTCGCCCACCTACGTCGAGGTGCGCGCGGGGGAGAGCGCGCTGGCCCGGCACCTCACGCGGTGGCTGCCCGCCCCGCTGGCAGGCCGGCTCATCCGCCAGGCGCGCGCGGCCCGCCAGGTGCTGGTGCATCGCCTGTCGCGCCGCTGGCCCGAGGCCGTGCGGCGTCACCTGCTGCGCGGTGTGGCCCAGGCGCTCGGCCCCCGTCAGGATCTGCTGGTGCACTTCACACCGCACTACCGGCCGTGGGATCAGCGGGTGTGCCTGGCCCCCAACGGCGACCTGTTCACCGCCCTGCGTGAAGGCCATGCCGAGGTCGTGACCGACACGGTGGACCACTTCACGCCCGACGGTGTGGCGCTGGCTTCCGGCCGCCACCTGCCCGCCGACATCGTGGTGACGGCCACTGGGCTGGACCTGTTGGCCCTTGGCGGCATGACGCTGACCGTGAACGACGCGCCCGTGGTGTTGCGCCGCACCTTCAGCCACCGCGGGATGATGCTGGCCGGCGTGCCGAACTTTGCCTATGCCTTTGGCTACACGCACGCCTCATGGACGCTGCGCGCCGAGCTGGCCACCGAGCAGGTGGTTCGCGTGCTGCGCCACCTGCGCGGCACGGGCCTGCGGCGCTGCATGCCCCGCGCGCCCGCGGACCTGCGCACCGACCGGCGCCTGGACTTCCAGCCGGGCTATGTGCTGCGCAACCTGCACTGCTTCCCGAAGGCCGGCACGCAGGGCCCCTGGCGCACGCCGGACAACGCGCTGCTGGACCGCTGGCGCCTGCGACTGGCGGGCCTGGACGACGGCGCGCTGGTGTTCGACAACCCGGCGCCCCGCCCTGCCGCCTGA
- a CDS encoding alpha/beta hydrolase, whose amino-acid sequence MLETLELNPADAPRATLIILHGLGADGSDFLQLCRALDLSAVGPVRYVMPNAPVRPVTINNGHVMPAWYDIIATPGGGRIEDEPGLRASQTQIAALIDREVARGVPAERIVLMGFSQGCAMTLLTGLRYPARLAGLAALSGYLPLPDTTEAERHAANLSTPIFLAHGDDDDVVVPARGAAARDRLRALGHTVDWHTYPMGHSLCMEEVEDLNAWLLKVLA is encoded by the coding sequence ATGCTCGAGACGCTTGAACTGAACCCCGCCGACGCCCCGCGCGCCACGCTCATCATCCTGCACGGCCTGGGCGCCGATGGCAGCGACTTTCTGCAACTGTGCCGCGCGCTCGACCTGTCGGCCGTGGGGCCGGTGCGGTACGTCATGCCGAATGCGCCGGTGCGGCCCGTCACCATCAACAATGGACACGTGATGCCCGCGTGGTACGACATCATCGCCACGCCAGGCGGCGGTCGCATTGAAGACGAACCGGGACTGCGTGCGTCACAGACGCAGATTGCGGCGCTGATCGACCGCGAGGTGGCGCGAGGCGTGCCCGCCGAACGCATCGTGTTGATGGGCTTTTCGCAAGGCTGCGCGATGACCTTGTTGACGGGGCTGCGTTACCCGGCGCGACTGGCTGGGCTGGCTGCGCTGTCGGGCTACCTGCCGCTGCCTGACACGACCGAGGCCGAGCGGCATGCGGCCAACCTGAGCACGCCCATCTTCCTGGCGCACGGCGATGACGACGACGTGGTGGTGCCGGCCCGCGGCGCAGCAGCGCGCGACCGGCTGCGTGCCTTGGGCCACACGGTCGACTGGCACACCTACCCCATGGGACACAGCCTGTGCATGGAGGAGGTCGAGGACCTGAATGCGTGGTTGCTCAAGGTGCTGGCGTGA
- a CDS encoding response regulator transcription factor, which yields MSLVEHDLGLREGMASELQGRGFHVHAFADALGFYRFLTTRPRTVSVLDVEMPNEGGLSIARHLRSLDAQMGVILLTASPLRAVRLEGLAAGADACLTKPVDTDELVLLLNRQMSRQLASPGEAVARFRRASDPDAPWRLQVSTAMLHAPAGEGVRLTMSEVQVLQALTTKVGETCSPVALCRALGLTSDEWSSHRVEVIVSRLRQKVKREIGLDLPLRTVRGHGYLWPEGVV from the coding sequence GTGTCCCTGGTCGAGCATGATCTCGGCTTGCGTGAGGGCATGGCGTCCGAGCTGCAAGGCCGCGGCTTCCATGTGCACGCCTTTGCCGACGCGTTGGGCTTCTACCGATTCCTGACGACGCGTCCTCGCACGGTGTCGGTCCTCGATGTCGAAATGCCGAATGAAGGGGGGCTGTCCATTGCACGCCATCTGCGCTCGCTGGATGCGCAGATGGGGGTCATCCTGCTGACGGCGAGTCCGCTTCGGGCGGTCCGGCTCGAAGGGCTCGCGGCGGGCGCCGACGCCTGCCTCACCAAGCCCGTCGACACGGACGAGCTCGTGCTGTTGCTCAACCGACAGATGTCACGGCAGCTTGCGAGTCCCGGCGAGGCCGTGGCGCGATTCCGGCGTGCCAGCGACCCCGATGCACCCTGGCGCCTGCAGGTGAGCACCGCCATGCTCCATGCGCCGGCAGGGGAGGGCGTCCGCCTCACGATGAGCGAGGTGCAGGTGCTACAGGCCCTGACGACGAAGGTCGGCGAGACATGCAGCCCTGTGGCGCTCTGCCGCGCGCTGGGTTTGACTTCCGACGAGTGGAGCAGCCATCGGGTGGAAGTCATCGTCAGCCGCCTTCGACAGAAAGTGAAGCGCGAGATCGGACTCGACCTGCCATTGCGCACCGTCCGAGGGCACGGCTATCTCTGGCCCGAGGGTGTCGTCTGA
- a CDS encoding glycosyltransferase family 2 protein: MRGQGSKGRSAHPDLKMPPLSPVRVAPDQAAPARIGLCMIVKNEAHVIRRCLDSVLPLIDHVFIEDTGSTDGTQAVVRAWLAEHGVPGDVVDVPWQDFAFNRSDALARLREQRHIDYALVIDADDTLVYPPGFDARACKASLKDDVIDVDIAHGAIRYQRPLLLRNGLPFRYRGVLHEYVAIPPEAKGRSTLDGVHMQYNSGGDRSRDPQKFHKDAAVLACALRTETDPFLRSRYTFYLAQSLKDSGQIERALAAYQQRAEMGYWEEEVFVALYRAGQLQERLGHPAQQVIDTWLRATAAQPARAEALHAASRLCRLQKRYEQGYWFAKRGLGPRPPSGLFVESWIYDHGLLDELAVNAYWSGRYAECRTACERLLEERQLPTGMRERVQENLRFAIERLT; this comes from the coding sequence ATGCGTGGACAAGGCAGCAAAGGCCGCAGCGCTCACCCCGACCTCAAGATGCCGCCGCTCTCCCCTGTCCGTGTCGCGCCCGATCAAGCGGCACCCGCCCGTATCGGGCTGTGCATGATCGTCAAGAACGAGGCTCACGTCATCCGCCGCTGCCTCGACAGTGTCCTGCCACTGATCGACCATGTGTTCATCGAAGACACCGGGTCGACCGACGGGACCCAGGCCGTCGTGCGCGCCTGGCTCGCCGAACACGGCGTCCCCGGCGACGTGGTGGACGTGCCCTGGCAGGACTTTGCCTTCAACCGGAGCGACGCGCTGGCACGCCTGCGCGAGCAGCGGCACATCGATTACGCCCTCGTCATCGACGCCGACGACACGCTGGTCTACCCGCCCGGCTTCGATGCACGTGCATGCAAGGCGAGCCTCAAGGACGATGTCATCGACGTCGACATCGCCCATGGTGCGATCCGGTACCAACGACCACTGCTGCTGCGCAACGGACTGCCGTTCCGCTATCGCGGTGTGCTGCACGAGTACGTCGCCATCCCACCCGAGGCGAAGGGCCGCAGCACGTTGGACGGCGTGCACATGCAATACAACAGCGGGGGTGACCGCAGTCGCGACCCTCAGAAATTTCACAAGGATGCAGCAGTCCTGGCGTGCGCCCTGCGCACCGAAACCGACCCTTTTCTGCGTTCACGCTACACCTTCTACCTGGCGCAAAGCCTGAAGGACAGCGGGCAGATCGAACGCGCCCTGGCGGCCTATCAGCAACGTGCGGAGATGGGCTACTGGGAGGAGGAGGTCTTCGTGGCGCTGTACCGCGCCGGGCAGTTGCAGGAGCGGCTCGGCCATCCCGCACAGCAAGTGATCGACACCTGGCTGCGCGCCACCGCCGCGCAGCCAGCACGGGCCGAAGCCCTGCATGCCGCGAGCCGTCTATGTCGCCTGCAGAAACGGTATGAACAAGGCTACTGGTTCGCAAAGCGCGGACTCGGCCCTCGGCCGCCCAGCGGCCTCTTCGTCGAGTCGTGGATCTACGACCATGGCCTGCTGGACGAACTGGCCGTGAACGCGTACTGGAGTGGTCGGTATGCGGAGTGCCGAACCGCATGCGAGCGCCTGCTGGAGGAGCGGCAGCTCCCGACCGGCATGCGCGAACGGGTCCAGGAGAACCTGCGCTTTGCGATCGAACGGCTGACTTGA
- a CDS encoding TolC family protein translates to MNRLPWRPLLCWLGAGLAMPGAGWAQGAPPSPAGAQAPQPVSGVVQALQSVLRLHPAVQGKRAEVAARQSLGDAARAQRLPSLSAQWAAQKSDQAGTNPGSVRVRQPLWAFGRIDSTIAVADVEAQAEVADLLRLQRQLLDQTAAAYVRTWGARLRLQVGDDNQSQLRGLLERIRRRQGGELASAADVRLAEARLTQARMQRDRLETEWLLAQTELEALTRGPVNSALPVPDALVLPERRRSVSDWLTLAETAHADLAFKAERIRLAEAEIERERLAAMPSVYLQADRSFQTTGITNPGTTVRVVVEGALDNLGMGTRGRVGAAVSRRDAARADHQSTLNDVQRTVRSLFLQQETQRQLRDNQTRSVTDLGLLLDSYQRQYEAGYKSWLDVLNMQRELTEQRLAQVQAETDWLVYGLRLAALTGELDALADLRSGESAQEQPQPTVTMGMRDA, encoded by the coding sequence ATGAACAGACTTCCGTGGCGCCCCCTGCTGTGCTGGCTCGGGGCTGGGCTGGCCATGCCGGGGGCAGGATGGGCACAGGGTGCGCCGCCCTCCCCCGCCGGCGCGCAGGCGCCCCAGCCCGTGTCGGGCGTGGTGCAGGCGTTGCAATCGGTGCTGCGCTTGCACCCGGCCGTGCAAGGCAAGCGGGCCGAGGTGGCCGCCCGGCAATCCCTCGGCGATGCCGCGCGCGCACAGCGCCTGCCCAGCCTGAGCGCACAGTGGGCCGCACAGAAGAGCGACCAGGCCGGCACCAATCCGGGCAGCGTGCGGGTGCGGCAACCGCTGTGGGCGTTCGGCCGCATCGACAGCACCATTGCGGTGGCGGATGTGGAGGCGCAGGCCGAAGTGGCCGATCTGCTGCGCCTGCAGCGGCAACTGCTGGACCAGACCGCCGCCGCTTATGTCCGCACATGGGGTGCCCGACTGCGCCTGCAGGTGGGCGACGACAACCAGTCGCAGTTGCGAGGCCTGCTCGAGCGCATCCGGCGTCGCCAGGGCGGGGAGCTGGCCTCGGCGGCTGACGTGCGTCTGGCCGAGGCGCGGCTGACCCAGGCTCGCATGCAACGCGATCGGCTCGAGACGGAATGGTTGCTGGCGCAGACCGAGCTGGAAGCCCTGACCCGCGGCCCGGTGAACAGCGCACTGCCCGTCCCGGATGCGCTGGTTCTGCCCGAGCGCCGCCGCAGCGTGAGCGACTGGCTGACGCTGGCCGAAACGGCGCACGCGGACCTGGCGTTCAAGGCTGAGCGCATCCGGCTTGCCGAGGCCGAGATCGAACGCGAGCGACTGGCTGCGATGCCATCGGTCTACCTGCAGGCCGACCGCAGCTTCCAGACGACCGGCATCACGAATCCCGGCACGACGGTCCGGGTCGTGGTCGAAGGGGCGCTCGACAACCTGGGCATGGGCACACGGGGCCGCGTGGGCGCTGCCGTGTCTCGACGTGACGCCGCACGGGCCGACCACCAGAGCACGCTCAACGACGTGCAGCGCACGGTACGGTCCCTCTTCCTGCAACAGGAAACGCAACGCCAGCTGCGCGACAACCAGACCCGGTCGGTGACCGACCTGGGTCTCCTGCTGGACTCCTACCAGCGACAGTACGAAGCCGGCTACAAGTCGTGGCTGGATGTGCTCAACATGCAGCGCGAACTGACCGAGCAACGTCTGGCCCAGGTCCAGGCTGAAACAGACTGGCTGGTCTACGGCCTCCGCCTGGCGGCCCTGACTGGCGAGCTCGACGCGCTGGCGGACCTCCGGTCTGGCGAGTCCGCGCAGGAACAACCACAGCCAACCGTGACGATGGGAATGCGCGATGCGTGA
- a CDS encoding peptidase domain-containing ABC transporter: MRDVNGADAPGLHRDLPPLALLAEALSAAGHAVTLAGLTAAMQRLPAAVTASSPPVEWVRALANQAQLKGVSVLQLGWRRFDQRRLPALVRLDEGWFIAQAHARDAAPVDPSDETEDTVLLRDAQGEVHTCAESRLRDALVLWVRPRPTAAAPGASAGFLADNPALRLLWQAVFASRGWIVTVATATVVVNLLAVATSLFAMQVYDRVVPTLAYATLTTLVAGMAIATLMDWLLKILRARVLDSLAVSVDKTVSQQVFEHLLSLRLDLQPRSLGTLAAQVGGMESVRQFLTSSVLFGLIDLPFTLMFMAFIAVIGGPIAWVYAVLLPVAVGLGLVTQLRLRDLLKQQVSRSNERQGILVDAIRGAESIRAANAGWRFAQDWQHITDTIDAYAVQQKAISNTSQVTMGTLSSIAYVAAVVVGVWQIEAGTLTMGAMIACSILGGRVIGPVSQGVQYLTQWQSVRQSLDMVNQVLRLARDRGETQTLLVPEELPTQIALEKVRYSYPDSALKQLNIDRLTIQAGERVLVVGSIGCGKSTLLKVLAGLYRPAEGRVRLGDADLWEIEPQLLAGQVGYLPQSVHLFKGSLRNNLALSGTAGDSRLLKIASDLGVDAIASQSAQGMDLPLSEGGEGLSGGQKQLVALARVVINRPVVWLLDEPTASLDAESEARVWRVLAENVRPEDILVVATHRPQQAMKVATRVLVMHQGEVVHDGTPESILRTVATRPTPAPAPRRA; encoded by the coding sequence ATGCGTGATGTGAATGGCGCCGACGCGCCCGGGCTTCACCGGGATCTGCCGCCACTGGCCTTGCTGGCAGAGGCATTGTCGGCAGCGGGCCACGCCGTGACGCTGGCCGGGCTGACTGCGGCCATGCAGCGCCTGCCTGCTGCGGTTACAGCCAGCAGCCCGCCCGTGGAGTGGGTCCGGGCTCTGGCCAACCAGGCGCAGTTGAAGGGCGTCTCGGTCCTGCAACTGGGCTGGCGGCGCTTCGATCAACGGCGCCTGCCGGCGCTGGTGCGACTGGACGAAGGCTGGTTCATCGCGCAAGCCCACGCGCGGGACGCCGCACCGGTCGACCCGAGCGACGAGACGGAAGACACCGTCCTGCTGCGCGATGCGCAAGGTGAGGTGCACACATGCGCGGAGAGCCGCCTGCGCGATGCCCTGGTCCTGTGGGTCCGCCCCCGGCCCACCGCGGCCGCGCCCGGGGCTTCGGCAGGCTTCCTGGCGGACAACCCGGCGCTGCGCCTGCTGTGGCAGGCCGTGTTCGCCAGCCGCGGCTGGATCGTGACGGTCGCCACCGCAACCGTGGTGGTGAACCTGCTGGCGGTGGCCACCTCGCTGTTTGCCATGCAGGTCTATGACCGCGTGGTGCCCACCCTGGCCTACGCCACGCTGACCACCCTGGTGGCCGGCATGGCCATCGCCACCCTGATGGACTGGCTGCTCAAGATCCTGCGCGCGCGGGTGCTCGACAGCCTGGCGGTGTCGGTGGACAAGACCGTGTCGCAGCAGGTGTTCGAGCACCTGCTGTCCCTGCGCCTGGATCTGCAGCCTAGAAGCCTGGGCACCCTGGCCGCGCAGGTCGGCGGGATGGAATCCGTGCGCCAGTTCCTGACCTCCAGCGTGCTGTTCGGCCTCATCGACCTGCCGTTCACGCTGATGTTCATGGCCTTCATCGCGGTCATCGGTGGCCCCATTGCCTGGGTGTACGCCGTGCTGCTGCCGGTGGCCGTGGGCCTGGGCCTGGTCACGCAGCTTCGCTTGCGCGATCTGCTCAAGCAGCAAGTTTCACGCAGCAACGAACGTCAGGGCATCCTCGTCGATGCGATCCGCGGCGCCGAGTCCATTCGCGCGGCCAATGCGGGCTGGCGGTTCGCGCAGGACTGGCAGCACATCACCGACACGATCGACGCCTACGCCGTGCAACAGAAGGCCATCAGCAACACCTCGCAGGTGACGATGGGCACCCTGTCGAGCATCGCCTATGTTGCGGCCGTCGTGGTGGGGGTGTGGCAGATCGAGGCGGGCACGCTCACCATGGGGGCCATGATTGCGTGCTCCATCCTCGGCGGTCGGGTCATCGGCCCGGTGTCACAGGGCGTGCAGTACCTGACCCAATGGCAGAGCGTGCGCCAGTCGCTCGACATGGTGAACCAGGTGCTGCGCCTGGCACGCGACCGCGGCGAGACCCAGACACTGCTGGTACCCGAAGAACTGCCGACCCAGATCGCATTGGAGAAGGTGCGCTACAGCTACCCGGACTCGGCGCTGAAGCAGTTGAACATCGACAGGCTGACCATCCAGGCCGGTGAGCGGGTGCTGGTGGTCGGGTCGATCGGGTGCGGCAAGTCCACGCTGCTCAAGGTGCTGGCCGGCCTGTACCGACCCGCAGAAGGCCGCGTGCGACTGGGCGATGCCGACCTGTGGGAGATCGAGCCGCAGTTGCTGGCCGGCCAGGTCGGCTACCTGCCTCAGAGCGTGCACCTGTTCAAGGGCAGCCTGCGCAACAACCTGGCCCTGTCCGGCACGGCAGGCGATTCGCGGCTGCTCAAGATCGCAAGCGATCTGGGCGTCGATGCAATTGCCTCACAGAGTGCGCAGGGCATGGACCTGCCCCTGAGTGAAGGGGGCGAGGGCCTGTCAGGAGGGCAGAAGCAGCTTGTGGCCCTGGCACGCGTGGTGATCAACCGGCCTGTGGTGTGGCTGCTGGATGAGCCCACTGCCTCGCTGGATGCAGAAAGCGAGGCGCGCGTCTGGCGCGTATTGGCCGAGAACGTGCGACCGGAGGACATCCTGGTCGTGGCCACCCACCGCCCCCAACAGGCCATGAAGGTGGCCACCCGCGTGCTGGTGATGCACCAGGGCGAGGTCGTCCACGATGGCACACCGGAAAGCATCCTGCGCACGGTTGCCACCCGGCCCACGCCCGCACCTGCGCCCCGCCGCGCCTGA